The following proteins are co-located in the Streptomyces bottropensis ATCC 25435 genome:
- a CDS encoding Pycsar system effector family protein, which yields MNAADQNLTAAHAEVKAEIARTDTKTGLLLAFIGAVLAGAWTVAKDAPLNLPAYIVGGAGMVVLVTAAGLLLRAVRPNLKGRHGFPLWATLTADEITATLAQVDRSADIAGLSRLAVVKFTGLRRAIDLTCAGGALLALAVLVAVVGGAA from the coding sequence GTGAACGCCGCCGACCAGAACCTGACCGCCGCACACGCCGAGGTGAAGGCGGAGATCGCGCGGACGGACACGAAGACCGGGCTGCTGCTGGCGTTCATCGGCGCGGTGCTGGCCGGTGCGTGGACGGTCGCCAAGGACGCCCCGCTGAACCTGCCCGCGTACATCGTGGGCGGGGCCGGGATGGTGGTGCTGGTCACGGCTGCTGGTCTGCTACTGCGGGCGGTGCGGCCGAACCTCAAGGGCCGGCACGGCTTCCCGCTGTGGGCGACGCTCACCGCCGACGAGATCACCGCCACCCTCGCGCAGGTCGACCGCAGCGCGGACATCGCGGGTCTGTCCCGGCTCGCGGTCGTCAAGTTCACCGGCCTGCGCCGCGCCATCGACCTCACCTGCGCGGGCGGGGCGCTGCTCGCCCTCGCGGTGCTGGTCGCTGTGGTGGGGGGTGCGGCATGA